One Methanolobus sp. WCC4 DNA segment encodes these proteins:
- a CDS encoding HNH endonuclease, producing MDKSISKRSIKRQKLEGKTALRCIECAEDDPNVIELHHVYGRNNSEETVPLCKNCHFKITKQQNKLPRKVRASTASREDNIRFILVSMGALLEGMGKQLRMIGLEVDLI from the coding sequence ATGGATAAATCAATATCAAAAAGAAGTATTAAGAGACAGAAATTAGAAGGAAAAACAGCACTTAGATGTATCGAGTGTGCAGAAGATGACCCTAATGTGATAGAATTACACCACGTGTACGGAAGGAACAATTCTGAAGAGACCGTTCCACTATGCAAGAACTGTCATTTCAAAATAACAAAACAGCAAAACAAACTACCCCGCAAGGTAAGAGCAAGCACTGCATCACGTGAGGATAACATAAGGTTTATTCTTGTTTCTATGGGTGCGTTACTGGAAGGAATGGGTAAGCAGCTTCGT
- the cas1 gene encoding CRISPR-associated endonuclease Cas1: MKMILLNGHGIDTRVNGSKLHIRDGRHTTDIEPEKYVFSPQKIDIDNIVIYGKNGNMTIDSIRWLIKHNVQVTILDWDGKLLTTMLPPESTNVKTKFAQYHAYEDQETRLKLAKKFIEAKFDKTQVVLDYLKQRYPDIYNEFSKDSSKLDDANNIKEVMGVEGAVAVYYWGQFEKFIPEKYEFDDRTGRYKTRPSGAGDMVNCMLNYGYSLLEAECMRTINAVGLDVHVGFLHEMASGKNSLAYDLQEPFRFLVDLAVINLIETDRMEKKDFIRTDNYALRLRPSGAKKLTEEFQTWMNKKVTYQDKSMMWSYVLLLKTRELAQFLNGKKRKIDFVTPSYVIERQDTDEIRKKILSISYSEWKEMGFSKGTLHYMKKNAKGDKPFTLNSHVRERLEMWENC; the protein is encoded by the coding sequence ATGAAAATGATTCTCCTTAATGGTCATGGAATAGACACACGTGTAAATGGGTCTAAATTGCATATCAGGGATGGTAGACATACCACAGACATAGAACCAGAGAAGTATGTCTTTTCTCCCCAGAAAATAGACATAGACAATATAGTGATCTATGGTAAAAATGGAAATATGACCATTGATTCTATCAGATGGCTGATAAAACATAATGTGCAGGTCACTATTCTTGATTGGGATGGTAAGCTTCTAACAACCATGCTTCCTCCTGAAAGTACTAATGTCAAAACCAAGTTCGCACAGTATCACGCTTATGAGGATCAGGAAACAAGGTTAAAGCTTGCCAAGAAGTTCATTGAAGCCAAGTTTGATAAGACTCAGGTAGTTCTGGATTACCTGAAACAACGTTATCCTGATATTTACAACGAGTTTTCAAAGGACTCTTCAAAACTTGATGATGCAAATAACATCAAGGAAGTCATGGGTGTTGAGGGGGCTGTTGCTGTCTATTATTGGGGGCAGTTTGAAAAGTTCATTCCTGAGAAATATGAATTTGATGACCGTACAGGCAGGTACAAAACACGTCCTAGTGGTGCAGGTGATATGGTCAATTGTATGCTTAATTATGGCTATTCACTCCTTGAAGCAGAGTGTATGAGAACTATCAATGCTGTTGGTCTGGACGTTCATGTAGGCTTCCTGCATGAGATGGCATCAGGTAAGAACAGTTTAGCCTATGACCTGCAAGAGCCTTTCAGATTCCTTGTTGATCTAGCTGTAATTAACCTCATTGAGACTGACAGGATGGAAAAGAAGGACTTTATCAGGACTGATAATTACGCTCTCAGACTTAGACCAAGTGGAGCTAAGAAGCTTACAGAGGAGTTCCAGACTTGGATGAATAAGAAGGTAACTTATCAGGACAAATCAATGATGTGGAGCTATGTCCTTTTACTCAAAACAAGGGAATTGGCTCAATTCCTGAACGGTAAAAAGAGGAAAATTGATTTTGTTACTCCCTCTTACGTGATTGAAAGACAGGATACTGATGAGATCAGGAAGAAGATATTGAGTATTTCTTATTCTGAATGGAAGGAGATGGGATTTTCTAAGGGTACTCTGCATTACATGAAGAAAAATGCAAAGGGAGATAAACCGTTTACTCTTAATTCTCATGTAAGGGAACGGTTGGAAATGTGGGAAAATTGTTGA
- a CDS encoding PEF-CTERM sorting domain-containing protein encodes MRYKRDIVLCIGLFLIFLIMFVGNAASNDVSVEIDYTVDLVPIIATNTVGTEHEVTATVMMHQTGGDPSEEPGDPSEDPGEPGEPGEPGEPGEPGEPSEDPGEPGEPGEPGEPGEPSEDPGEPGEPGEPGEPAVPGETISIPIEGITVQFEVIAGPNVGKHGEDYTNTDGTATFIYTDTGNLPGTDYIKATAILDDGDVESNVVKKIWEEQNDIPEFPTIALPIAAIIGLAFIFQRRKE; translated from the coding sequence ATGAGATATAAAAGGGATATAGTTCTTTGCATTGGATTATTCTTGATATTTCTAATAATGTTTGTGGGGAATGCAGCATCTAATGATGTATCAGTAGAGATAGACTACACTGTTGATCTTGTTCCGATAATTGCTACTAATACAGTAGGCACCGAGCATGAAGTTACAGCAACAGTAATGATGCATCAAACTGGCGGTGATCCTAGTGAAGAACCTGGTGATCCTAGTGAAGACCCTGGTGAACCCGGTGAGCCTGGTGAACCCGGTGAGCCTGGAGAGCCTGGAGAGCCTAGTGAAGACCCTGGTGAACCCGGTGAACCCGGTGAGCCTGGAGAGCCTGGAGAGCCTAGTGAAGACCCTGGTGAACCCGGTGAACCCGGTGAGCCTGGAGAGCCTGCTGTCCCTGGTGAAACTATTAGCATACCTATAGAGGGAATTACCGTTCAATTTGAGGTCATTGCTGGTCCAAACGTCGGAAAGCATGGCGAGGATTATACAAATACAGATGGAACAGCAACGTTCATATATACAGACACAGGAAATTTACCGGGTACTGATTATATCAAAGCCACAGCAATCCTAGATGACGGGGATGTTGAATCTAATGTAGTCAAAAAAATATGGGAAGAACAAAATGACATCCCAGAATTCCCAACAATTGCTCTCCCAATAGCTGCAATTATCGGATTGGCATTCATATTCCAGCGTAGAAAGGAGTAA
- a CDS encoding MBL fold metallo-hydrolase — MKITFLGTGTGIPQDGRVQSGVLVDTGEKLLLFDCGCGVLGRIFESGYDHKDIDAILLSHLHLDHVGDVLALIKANWLVGRTDMRIYGPQGTREWFRRTLDVYDYLIDRFTVDITELSPGDEFIPEGTDGACNCSIRTAKTVHTDNSLAYRLEKDGKSIVYTGDTEPCDEVMELAEGADVLIHECSFPLGFPMTNHTTPDMLTLMIEEAPLDVKELYLTHLYPHMQGRYREATDHIKKYFNGNVTVAKDLMVIEL; from the coding sequence ATGAAGATCACGTTTCTGGGAACAGGTACTGGCATACCACAGGATGGCAGGGTACAGTCCGGTGTACTCGTTGATACAGGGGAAAAACTGTTGCTCTTTGACTGCGGATGCGGTGTCCTTGGAAGGATATTCGAGAGCGGGTACGACCATAAGGACATAGATGCGATCCTGCTCTCTCATCTGCATCTCGACCATGTGGGGGATGTGCTGGCACTCATCAAGGCCAACTGGCTTGTGGGAAGGACCGACATGAGGATATACGGACCGCAGGGCACCCGGGAATGGTTCAGGAGGACACTGGACGTTTACGACTATCTCATTGACAGGTTCACCGTGGATATCACAGAACTCTCGCCGGGTGATGAGTTCATTCCCGAAGGCACGGATGGGGCCTGTAACTGCAGTATCAGGACCGCAAAGACCGTCCATACAGACAACTCACTGGCCTACCGCCTTGAAAAGGATGGTAAGAGCATCGTCTATACAGGCGACACAGAGCCTTGTGATGAGGTCATGGAACTGGCAGAGGGTGCGGATGTGCTCATACACGAATGCTCCTTCCCGCTGGGTTTCCCCATGACCAACCACACCACTCCTGACATGTTGACCCTCATGATAGAAGAAGCCCCTCTGGACGTAAAAGAACTCTACCTGACACACCTCTATCCTCACATGCAGGGGCGCTACAGGGAGGCAACGGACCACATAAAGAAATACTTCAATGGTAATGTCACGGTTGCTAAGGACCTCATGGTGATCGAGCTTTAG
- a CDS encoding DJ-1/PfpI family protein: MAGSDLSSKKVLMVIAQEGFRDEEFFEPRDVFEDEGLSITIASNSTDEAMGVLGGSAKPDIAIKNVSIGEYDAIVISGGPGARKLLWPDKKLQDLVAEAFDLGMIVAAICVSPVVLARAGILEGKKATVFNDPACIKELLDAGADYENEDVIVTDNVVTGRDPTAAEKFGEAVLEALENI, encoded by the coding sequence ATGGCAGGATCAGATCTTAGCAGCAAAAAAGTTTTGATGGTTATCGCACAGGAAGGGTTCAGGGATGAGGAGTTCTTTGAACCAAGGGATGTATTCGAAGATGAAGGACTCTCTATAACCATTGCAAGTAATTCCACTGATGAGGCTATGGGTGTTCTGGGAGGAAGTGCAAAACCCGATATCGCGATCAAGAATGTGAGTATAGGTGAGTACGACGCTATTGTCATTTCAGGTGGACCGGGTGCCAGGAAGTTGCTATGGCCTGATAAGAAACTCCAGGACCTGGTTGCAGAGGCTTTTGATCTGGGGATGATCGTTGCTGCTATCTGCGTATCCCCTGTTGTACTTGCAAGGGCAGGTATCCTTGAGGGTAAAAAGGCCACGGTGTTCAATGACCCTGCATGTATCAAGGAACTCCTTGATGCCGGGGCAGACTATGAGAATGAGGATGTCATCGTAACCGATAATGTGGTTACAGGACGTGACCCCACTGCCGCCGAGAAGTTCGGTGAGGCTGTCCTTGAAGCACTTGAGAACATCTAA